AATGAAAGATCTGATAATCAGAAAATTGGCAATTGAAGATGCTCCGGCAATCTGTGAGATTTCAGTCGAGGGACTTGGATATAATTGTGATTTAAATCTTGTGCAACGAAAGATTCAAAACTTAAATATACAGCGCGAAGCTGTTTTTGTTTGTGAACTGGATGGTAAGGTTATCGGATATATTCATGTTGAACGTTACGATACTTTGTATTTTGAAACGATGGCGAATATTCTGGCTCTTTCTGTAAAAAAAGAATTTCAGAAACTTGGTGTTGGAAAGGCGCTTCTTCTTGAAGCAGAAAACTGGGCAAAAGAAAATGGAATAAAAATGATGCGTCTTAATTCAGGAATTAACAGAACAAATGCTCATGGTTTTTATGAACATCTGGGCTATGTTTCAGAAAAGGATCAGAAGCGGTTTATGAAAAATTTATTTTAGAAAATGAAGCCTGTGTGGTATCAAAAATCAGCTTGAAGATTGTTACAATAGATATGGAAAAAAATATAAATAAAAATAAGATCTGGATTTATGTTCTAACTGTTTATTTTATCTGCTTTTGCTTTAGATTTCTGGAATACTTTTTAATCCGCACAGATTCCACGTTTTTTGGTGAAGCTTTTATTCATAAGCTTTTAGGAATTATAGTTTTGTTTGTAACTGCGGGCTTTCTTTATATAACCCCAGGAGAAATGGGATTTTTGCGTTCCAAATTTTCTAAGAACCTTTTAAGAGGATTTCTTCTTGGACTATTATGTTATTTCTTAGCTTACACAGTTGAAATCATTATTGTTCAAAATCTTGGAGAGTTTGATAAACTGTCACTTTTTGTAACAAGTTACTCTGTAAATGGAAATCTTGGAAATCATACAGAAGCAATTTTCTTTATCATCTGTATTTTGGGAAATATCATAAATGTTGTGATGGAAGAAGGCGTTTTCCGGGGACTATTTCAGAACTTATTTGAAAGACGATATTCTTTCTGGCCATCAGCTATATTTGCGTCTCTCTTATTCGGCTTGTGGCATTGTGTAGGACCAATCAGAAGTTTCACAGACGGAGACAGTAATAGAATGCAGCTTATCATGAATCTTTTGATTTTGATAGGTTCATCGACTTTGATTGGGCTAAAATATGCAATGCTTGCTAAAATAACTGGTTCGCTTTATGCAGGAATGGCAGATCATTTTGTGAATAATACGATAATCAATATCTTGCATGTAGTGAGTATTTCTGAAATGGATCAGTTGCAGACTATTCGAATAAGTATTGCACAAACTGTTTCATTTATTATTGTTTTCATTGTATACTATAGTAAAACGATAAACGGATGTAAGAAATGAAAACTATTTTTTTTGATGTGGGATACACACTGGTAAATGAAGATGCTGTATGGGAGAAACGCTGTCAGGAACAGGTAGAAACGGAAGAAGCAAAAGCGCTCGGGCTTTCTGTAGTTGATCTATTTCATGAAATCAGAAAAGCTACTATTGCCTGGCTTCCGCAATATCGTACAGTGGTAAAAAAATTTAATTTTAAAGAGGTTGCTCCGTATCGTTCTGAACTGGAAACTCTTTATGAAGAGGTGCCTGAAGTTTTAAAGGTTCTTTCAAAAAATTATAAGCTTGGTGTTATTGCAAATCAGCTTGATGGATTAAAAGAGCGTTTGGAAAACTTTGGTATACTTCAGTATTTTTCGTATGTAATTTCATCCTGGGATGTAAAGGTGATGAAGCCGGATGTTCAGATTTTTGAATATGCACTGAAAACTGCAGAGTGCAAACCGGAAGAAGCTTTTATGGTTGGTGATAGACTTGATAATGATATAGCACCGGCAAAATCTCTTGGTATGAAAACAGTCTGGATTAAGCAGGGCTTTGGTGCGTTACAGATTCCTATGTCTGCGGAGAGCAAACCGGATTATACAGTAAACAATTTTTCAGAGCTTTTGAAGATTTTTGCTGAGTAAAATACTTGAACAACAATTATCGTTTGTGATAGTGTAAAAATATACTTAATACTTAAGGAGGTTGAGAAAGATTTATGATTTATTTTGATATTGCTAACTCTTCGACCTCCGCTGTTATTGCATAATGTAAGACGTTACGTCATTCCCACATTTTTGCCTGAAAGCGGAGCTGTACTGGATAAAGAGATCCCGAAACAAGTTCGGGATGACGTCATGCTGAACTTGTTTCAGCATCTACATGACTCTCTTTATTAACTCTTGCATTTTAGGAAATCAAATTGAAAACAAATAATATTATTACTGCACGTGTATCTTGCGTGCAGAAAAATCAGTTTACACTTTTGCCATGTGGAGAAGACAAAACTGTAAACTCAGATGTTGAATTACTCGGAAAACTTAAAGGAAAATTTTACAATCTCGGACTTGAGCCGCCTGTTGTTGGTGACTATGTAAAAGTTATTACAAATGAATACGGTGACGC
The Treponema bryantii DNA segment above includes these coding regions:
- a CDS encoding GNAT family N-acetyltransferase, whose protein sequence is MKDLIIRKLAIEDAPAICEISVEGLGYNCDLNLVQRKIQNLNIQREAVFVCELDGKVIGYIHVERYDTLYFETMANILALSVKKEFQKLGVGKALLLEAENWAKENGIKMMRLNSGINRTNAHGFYEHLGYVSEKDQKRFMKNLF
- a CDS encoding type II CAAX endopeptidase family protein → MVSKISLKIVTIDMEKNINKNKIWIYVLTVYFICFCFRFLEYFLIRTDSTFFGEAFIHKLLGIIVLFVTAGFLYITPGEMGFLRSKFSKNLLRGFLLGLLCYFLAYTVEIIIVQNLGEFDKLSLFVTSYSVNGNLGNHTEAIFFIICILGNIINVVMEEGVFRGLFQNLFERRYSFWPSAIFASLLFGLWHCVGPIRSFTDGDSNRMQLIMNLLILIGSSTLIGLKYAMLAKITGSLYAGMADHFVNNTIINILHVVSISEMDQLQTIRISIAQTVSFIIVFIVYYSKTINGCKK
- a CDS encoding HAD family hydrolase is translated as MKTIFFDVGYTLVNEDAVWEKRCQEQVETEEAKALGLSVVDLFHEIRKATIAWLPQYRTVVKKFNFKEVAPYRSELETLYEEVPEVLKVLSKNYKLGVIANQLDGLKERLENFGILQYFSYVISSWDVKVMKPDVQIFEYALKTAECKPEEAFMVGDRLDNDIAPAKSLGMKTVWIKQGFGALQIPMSAESKPDYTVNNFSELLKIFAE